In Streptomyces rapamycinicus NRRL 5491, the genomic stretch ACGGAGTCGGTGACGTACAGAGTGCGGGTGTCCAGGGCCAGGCCGTTGGGCAGGCCGTCGGCGGGCAGTGCGGCGATGCGCTGCGGTCGGCCGCCCGGGCGCAGGCGCCATACGCCGGTCAGGTCCGCGGTGCCGGTGGCGTAGAGGAAGTACAGGGTGCCGTCGTGGGCGCGGACGATGCCGGTGGTCAGCGGGAAGCCCAGGGCCGGGGTGTGCACGCCGCCGTCGGCGGGTGCGGGCAGAGTGGCCAGGGTCCGGACGGCACCGTGGCGGGAGACCGCGGCGACCTGGCGGGCCTTGGCGAAGGTGACGTACGCGGTGCCGTCCGGGGCCAGCACGATGTTTTCCGGCAGCTGGCCCCTGGCCAGGTCGAAGTGTACGGCGGTACGCGCGTGGCCGAGCGGTGGCGAGACGGCGGCTGCCGGGGCCGGAACGGCCATCGCGACCGCGATCGCGGCGGCGGCAAGGACGGCGGGCTTGGTGAACACGGGCTTCCTTCAACTGCTTTCGGGCATGCGGAAGCGAAACGCTGACGCATGACGGTGGATGGTGTGCGGGGTCAGCCGGTGCTGAGCCGGCTGTCCGAACGGGCGGGGGTGGCCCGGGTGATGGCCTGGGCGAGGAGGCCCAGGGCGGCTCGCGAGGGTGAGCCCGCCGCGGTGGTGGCGACCACGACGCTGGGGCCCGGCCCCTGGCTGAGGGTCTGCTGCATGACGGTCAGTGGACCGACCAGCGGGTGCCGCATCTCGTACTCGGCGACCGTGCAGGCCCTGACCCGGTGGTCGGCCCACATGGACGCGAAGTCCTCGCTCTTCGCACTCAGTTCACCCAGCAGCGTGTGCAGTGCGGCGTCCTGGGGGTACTGGCCCGCCACCAGGCGCAGATTCCCCACCACCGCCCTGGCCTTGCTCGGCCAGTCCGCGTACAGGTCGCGCGTATGGGCGTCGAGGAACACCAGTCCGGCCATGTTGGGGCGCTCCGCCGGTACGTCCGGGGCACCGGGGTCGAGGTGACCGGCGAACAGCGCGTGGCCCAGTCGGTTCCACGCCAGAACGTCACTGCGCCTGCCGACCACGACCGCGGGGACGTCCCCGAGCGCGTCCAGCAGCTGGGCGATGGGCTCCGTCACGCGCTCCGGCGCGGGGCGCCGCCGACCGCGGGGCTTGGCCGATCGGGCCAGGTCGTGCAGGTGCCGGCGCTCGGACTCGTCCAGCCGCAGGGCGCGGGCGATCGCGTCCAGCACCTCCGGCGAGGCGCCCCGCGAATGCCCCTGTTCCAACCGGGCGTAGTAGGAGGCGCTCACCCCCGCCAGCAGCGCCAGTTCCTCACGGCGAAGACCCGGCACCCGCCGGCGCTCCCCGTAGGTGGGCACCCCGGCCTCGTCGGGTCGCAGCTGGGAGCGCCGCGTCTGCAGGAAGTCCCCGAGCTGTGATTTCCCGTCCATGGCTCCGAGTATGGGTCGACCCGCAGCGCGCAGCCTCTCCCTGCCGAGGATAGGCACCAGCGGCCCGACTTCGCCTCCGTCCTCGGCGGCGGGCGCGCCCACCGGCGGATAGCCGCGAACGAGGCGGGAGGGGGCGGGGTCGGAGGGGTGGTGTCCTGGACGCTCACGCATATTTGTGGCGCCAATCTCCGGCCCACGCAAGCCCCCGGCCAACGGCGCCGTAAATGTGCGGTCCAGGGCGCCGCCCCGCAGGCCCCGCCCCCGGCACCCACCACGAACAGCAGGCGCACCCACCACGCACCCGCACCACGCCCGTCACCGGAGCGACCGCGCGGGGTCCGGGGCGGGGCCCCTGCCGGAGCGTGGGGGCGGAGCCCCCGCGCCCGCACCCGCACCCGCACCCGCACCCGCACCCAGCGGACCCCGCGGACCCCGCGGACCCGCGGAAGCCTCACCCTTCCGCGATCACCACCGCCGACGCGACCCCCGCGTCATGGCTCAGCGAGACGTGCAGGCCCCGTACCCCCAGCCGTTCCGCGCACGTGGCGACCGTGCCGCGGATCGAGAGGCGGGGGCGGCCGCTCGGCTCGGTGAGGATTTCGGCGTCGGTCCAGCGCAGGCCGCCGGGGGCGCCCAGGGACTTGGCCAATGCTTCCTTGGCCGCGAAGCGGGCGGCCAGGGAGGCCATGCCGCGGCGCTCCCCGCTCGGCAGCCACAGCTCGTGCTCGACGAACAGGCGGTCCGCCATGCCGGGGGTGCGCCGCAGCGCGTCGTCGAAGCGGTCGATCTCGGCGACGTCGATGCCGACACCGATGATCACGACGTCGCTCGACGGGGCCGACCGGACCCACTCGTCACTCGACCGTCACCGACTTGGCCAGGTTCCTCGGCTGGTCGACCTCGTTGCCGCGCGCCGTCGCCAGCTCGCACGCGAAGACCTGCAGCGGCACGGTGGCGACCAGGGGCTGCAGCAGGGTGGGCGTGGCGGGGATCTCGATGAGGTGGTCGGCGTACGGGGCCACCGTCTCGTCGCCACGCTCGGCGATCACGATGGTGCGGGCGCCGCGGGCCCGGATCTCCTGGATATTGGAGACGATCTTGTCGTGGAGCACCGACCGGCCGCGCGGCGACGGGACGACCACCACGACCGGTACGTCCTGCTCGATCAGCGCGATCGGCCCGTGCTTGAGCTCGCCCGCCGCGAAGCCCTCGGCGTGCATGTACGCGAGCTCCTTGAGCTTGAGCGCGCCCTCCAGGGCGACCGGGAAGCCGACGTGCCGCCCCAGGAAGAGCACGGTGTTCTTGTCGGCCAGGGTGCGGGCCAGCTCCCGTACCGGCTCCATGGTCTCCAGGACCTCTTCCACCTGGGTCGCGATCTCCGACAGCTCGCGGATCACGGAGAGGATCTCGTCGCCCCACTTGGTGCCGCGCACCTGGCCCAGGTAGAGAGCCACCAGGTAGCAGGCCACCAGCTGGGTGAGGAACGCCTTGGTGGAGGCGACGGCGACCTCGGGACCGGCGTGGGTGTAGAGCACCGCGTCCGACTCACGCGGAATCGTGGAGCCGTTCGTGTTGCAGATGGCCAGCACCTTCGCGCCCTGCTCACGGGCGTGCCGCAGCGCCATCAGGGTGTCCATGGTCTCGCCGGACTGCGAGATGGCGATCACCAGCGTCCGCTGGTCCAGGATCGGGTCGCGGTAGCGGAACTCGCTGGCCAGCTCCGTCTCGCAGGGGATCCGGGTCCAGTGCTCGATGGCGTACTTGGCGATCATGCCCGCGTGGTACGCGGTGCCGCACGCCACGATCACGACCTTGCTGACCTCGCGCAGCACCGAGGCCGGGATGCGCACCTCGTCCAGGCAGAGGTTCCCGGCCAGGTCGATCCGGCCGAGCAGGGTGTCCGCGACGGCCTTCGGCTGCTCGGCGATCTCCTTGAGCATGAAGTAGTCGTAGCCGCCCTTCTCGGCGGCGGAGGCGTCCCAGTCCACGTGGTACGGGCGGACCTCGGCCGGCGCCCCCTCGAAGTCGGTGACGGTCACACCGTCCCGGCGGGCCTCCACGACCTGGTCCTGGCCCAGCTCGATGGCCTCGCGGGTGTGGGCGATGAAGGCGGCCACATCGGAGGCGAGGAACGCCTCCTCCTCGCCGACGCCGACGACCAGCGGCGAGTTGCGGCGCGCCCCGACCACCACATCGGGCGCGTCCGCGTGCACCGCGACCAGTGTGAAGGCCCCCTCCAGCCGGCGGCAGACCTGGCGCATCGCCTCGGCGAGGTCACCGCTGGACGAGAACGACTCGGCGAGCAGATGCGCCACGACCTCGGTGTCGGTCTCGGAGGCCAGCTCATGGCCGCGCTCGGCCAGCTCGGCGCGGAGCGCGGCGAAGTTCTCGATGATGCCGTTGTGGACGACGGAGACGCGGCCCGCGTTGTCCAGGTGCGGATGGGCGTTGGCATCGGTCGGGCCGCCATGGGTGGCCCAACGGGTGTGGCCGATGCCGGTGCCCCCGGTGGGCAGCGGGCGGTCGGCCAGCTCCTTCTCCAGGTTGCCCAGCTTGCCCGCCTTCTTGGCCGCCGCCAGCCCACCGTCGGCCAGCACGGCGACGCCCGCCGAGTCATAGCCGCGGTACTCCAGCCGCTTGAGCCCGGCGAGGACGACGTCGAGGGCCGACTGCCCTCCCACATAACCAACGATTCCGCACATGGACGCAGCGTACGACCCCCGGCCCCGGCCCGGGGTGACCGACCCCACGCCTCGGCACCGGTCACTCGGGCGGTCCCTGGCATGACAATGAGGGGGTGATCACGTCAAGCGCGCGCGCGGCGCGCACCGTGCGCGGCCCGCAGCGGCGGAGCGGCGAAGCGACCCCGTACGTCGATCTGTCCCGCTCCGAGTGGAGCGCGCTGCGGGACAAGACGCCGCTGCCGCTGACCGCCGGCGAGGTCGAGAAGCTGCGGGGACTCGGCGATGTCATCGACCTCGATGAGGTGCGGGATGTCTATCTGCCGCTGTCCCGGCTGCTCAACCTCTATGTGGCCGCCACCGGCAATCTGCGCGGCGCGCTCAATACCTTCCTGGGCGACACCAAGCGGGGCAACGGGGCCCAGCCCGGTACGCCGTTCGTGATCGGCGTGGCGGGGAGCGTCGCGGTCGGCAAGTCGACCACCGCGCGGCTGCTCCAGGCGCTGCTGGCCCGCTGGCCCGAGCATCCGCGGGTAGAGCTGATCACCACGGACGGCTTTCTTTACCCCAACGCCGAGCTGCGCCGCCGTGGGCTGATGTCCCGCAAGGGGTTCCCGGAGAGCTATGACCGCAGGGCGCTGACCCGCTTCGTCGCCGATGTGAAGGCGGGCCGGGCGGAGGTGTCGGCGCCGGTCTACTCCCACCTGATCTACGACATCGTGCCGGACGAGCAGCTGACCGTGCACCGCCCCGACATCCTCATCGTCGAGGGCCTCAATGTGCTGCAGCCCGCGCTGCCGGGGAAGGACGGGCTGACCCGGGTCGGGCTCGCGGACTTCTTCGACTTCAGCGTCTACGTGGATGCCCGGACCGAGGACATCGAGCGCTGGTACCTGGGCCGCTTCAGGAAGCTGCGGGAGACGGCCTTCCAGGACCCGTCCTCGTACTTCCGCAAGTACACCCAGGTCTCCGAGGAGGAGGCGCTGGACTACGGGCGGATGATCTGGCGGACCATCAACAAGCCCAATCTGAAGCAGAATGTGCAGCCCACGCGGGGGCGGGCGACGCTTGTGCTGCGGAAGGGGCCGGATCACAAGGTGCAGCGGCTGTCCCTGCGCAAGCTGTGAGGAGCGTCGGGCCATGCTGCACTTGAGGTTGATCGTCCCCGCCGACCGCACCGAGGACGTGGTGCGCACGATCGAGAAGACGGTCGGCACCACCCATCTGGTGGTGCTGCCCGGCGCCGCCCGCGACCCCGTGGGGGACGTCGTCATGTGCGACGTGGCGCGCGAGGCCGGGGACGCCCTGCTGGGCGACCTGCGTGAGCTGGGCCTTGACGAGGCCGGTTCGATCGCGGTGGAGAACATCGACCTGTCGCTGTCCAAGCGCGCCGACAAGGCGGAGGAGGAGGCGCCCGGCGAGGGAGCGGACGCGGTCCTGTGGGAGCACCTGGCGGACGCCACCCACGAGGAGTCCACGCTCTCGGTCACCTACCTCGCCTTCCTCGTCATCGCGACGATGATCGCGGCATGCGGTGTGGTGCTGGACAACGCGATCCTGATCGTCGGTGCGATGGCGGTCGGCCCCGAGTTCGGTCCGCTGGCGGGGCTGTGCACCGCGCTGGTGCGGCGCGCGCCGCGGCTGGCCGCCCGCTCGGCGATCGCGCTGCTGGTCGGATTCGCGGCGGCGATGGCGCTGACCACCGGCTTCAGCATCGCGATGGACGCGGTGGGTCTCTTCGACAAGGACATGCTGGAGCGTGCCCGGCCGAACACGGACTTCATCTGGAAGCCGGACATGTTCTCGTTCGTGGTCGCCGTGCTCGCGGGGATCGCCGGAACGCTCTCGCTGACCTCGGCGAAGTCCGGCGCGCTGGTGGGCGTGGCGATCTCGGTGACCACGGTGCCCGCGGCGGCCAACGCGGCGGTGGCGCTCGGGTACGGGGAGATCGACCAGATGTGGGGCTCGACGGAGCAGCTGCTGCTGAATCTGGTGGGGATCGTGGTGGCGGGGACGCTGACGCTGCTGGCGCAGAAGGTTTTGTGGGGGCGGCGGGGGTCTCCTCCCCCGGGGTAGGGAGCTTCCCCACCCCGCCCCTTCCCGCAGCATCGATATGCGGCTCCGCCGCGTGGCGGGGCTCCGCCCCGGACCCCGCTCCTCAAACTCCCCCAGCTATCGCTGGGAGTGCCCCCTGGAGGGGCTGGAATATCCAGCCCCTCCGGCGCGAGAAGTCCGGGGATGAACGGCCGCACCTTGCGCCGCTTCCCGCGGAGCGCTTAGCCCAGGGCCGACTTCACCGCGTCCGCCAGGCGGCCCGCGACCGAGCGGGCCTGCTCGATGTCGGCGGCCTCGACCATGACCCGTACCAGCGGCTCCGTGCCCGAGGGGCGGAGCAGGACCCGGCCGGTCTCGCCCAGCTCGCGCTCGGCCTCGGCGACGGCCGCGGCCACGTCCGCGCTGGAGGCGACGCGGGACTTGTCCACGTCGGGGACGTTGACCAGCACCTGCGGCAGCCGCTCCATGACACCCGCGAGGTCGGCCAGGGTGCGGCCGGTCGCGGCGACGCGGGCCGCCAGCAGCAGGCCGGTGAGGGTGCCGTCACCCGTCGTGGCGTGGTCGAGGACGATCACGTGCCCGGACTGCTCGCCGCCCAGGGCGTAGCCGTGGGCCTTCATCTCCTCCAGCACATAGCGGTCCCCGACCGCCGTCTGGACCAGTTCGACGCCCTCGCGCCGCATGGCCAGCTTGAAGCCGAGGTTGGACATCACGGTGCCGACCACCGTGTCCCCGCGCAGGTTGCCCGCCTCGCGCATGGCCAGGGCCAGGACGGCGAGGATCTGGTCGCCGTCGACCTCGCGGCCCGTGGCGTCCACCGCGAGACAGCGGTCGGCGTCCCCGTCGTGGGCGATGCCGAGGTCGGCCCGGTGCTCCACGACGGTCGCCTGGAGGCGGGCGAGGTGGGTGGAGCCGTAGCCGTCGTTGATGTTGAGCCCGTCCGGGTCGGTGCCGATCGTCACGACCTCGGCCCCGGCCCGCGCGAACGCCTCCGGGGAGACCCGGGCGGCGGCGCCGTGCGAACCGTCGATGACGATCTTGAGGCCGTCGAGCCGGTTGGGGAGGACGCCGACCAGATGGGCCACATAGGCGTCGAAGCCCTCGTCGTAGTCCCGGACCCGGCCCACCCCGGTGCCCGTCGGCCGGTCCCACGGCTCGCCGGAGGCGTGGGCGCGGTAGGTGGTCTCGATGCGGTCCTCCAGCTCGTCGGCCAGCTTGTGGCCGCCGCGGGCGAAGAACTTGATGCCGTTGTCGGGCATCGGGTTGTGGCTCGCGGAGAGCATCACCCCGAGGTCCGCGTCCAGCGCCCCGGTCAGATGCGCGACGGCCGGTGTGGGCAGCACGCCGACCCGCAGTACGTCCACCCCGGCGCTGGCCAGCCCCGCCACCACGGCGGCCTCCAGGAACTCCCCGGACGCTCGCGGATCCCGCCCGACCACCGCCACCGGCCGATGGCCTTCGAAGGTTCCCGCCTCGGCGAGCACATGCGCCGCCGCTACCGACAGGCCGAGCGCCATCTCAGCCGTCAGATCGGCGTTCGCGACGCCGCGCACACCATCCGTACCGAAGAGTCGTCCCACTGGTGTCCTCCGAAGTTACGAGCTGGGGGGCTGAAGCTTGCTTGTAGGTATACGCCCCCCGGTGGCGATAGCCGAACGCCCCGGAGGCACAGGTGGTGCCGCCGGGGCGTTCGGGTGAAGCAGCGGTGCCGCGATGGGCGTCAGCGCTTGCTGTACTGCGGCGCCTTGCGAGCCTTCTTCAGACCGGCCTTCTTGCGCTCGGTGGCGCGGGGGTCACGGGTCAGGAAGCCGGCCTTCTTGAGGGGGCCGCGGTTGTTGTCCACGTCCGCCTCGTTCAGCGCCCGGGCGATGCCCAGACGCAGCGCCCCGGCCTGGCCGGAGACGCCGCCGCCCGAGATGCGGGCGATGACGTCGTAGCGGTCGTCCAGCTCGAGCACCTTGAAGGGCTCGTTGACTTCCTGCTGGTGAACCTTGTTGGGGAAGTACTCCTCGAGAGTACGTCCGTTGATCTTCCACTGCCCGCTGCCCGGCACGATGCGGACACGCGCCACGGCGTTCTTGCGGCGCCCGGTGCCGGCGGCAGGCTGCGGGTCACCGAAGCGGGAAGCGAGCGACTCGGAGGTGTACTCCGACTCGACCGTCTCGACGCTCTCGGTGGTGTACTCCTCGACATCGAGGGGGGTCTCGGCGGTGGTCTCGGCCACGATGCTCCTCAGATTCTCTTCGTCGTAAGGGGTGGCCGGGACTACTGCGCGACCTGGGTGATCTCGAACGGAACCGGCTGCTGAGCGGCGTGCGGGTGCTGGTCGCCCGAGTACACCTTCAGCTTCGAGAGCATCTGACGGCCCAGGGTGTTCTTGGGGAGCATGCCCTTGATGGCCTTCTCGACGGCCTTCTCCGGGTTCTTCTCCAGCAGCTCGTCATAGCGGATGGAGCGCAGACCACCCGGGTAGCCGGAGTGGCGGTACGCCATCTTCTGGGTCCGCTTGTTGCCGGAGAGGTGCACCTTGTCGGCGTTGATGATGATGACGAAGTCACCAGCGTCGACATGCGGCGCGTACACCGGCTTGTGCTTGCCCCGCAAAAGGGTGGCGGCCTGGGTGGCCAGACGGCCCAGAACCACGTCGGTGGCGTCGATGACATGCCACTGACGCTGAACGTCGCCGGGCTTGGGGCTGTACGTACGCACGGTCGTAGCCTTCGCTTCTTCAGTGAGTGGAGTCTCCCCGGGCCCGCGAGGGCCGGGAGGACAGGTCCGGACAAGGCCACCCGGACGATCACGACAGCCCTGGCCGCACCTCGGTGACGCATGCCGAGTGCTTGCCGCTGGTCATCGGCCCGGTGGACCGGCGTAACGGCCTCTCACGTGAGAACGAGCAAGCCAATACGCATAACGAACTGGCAGAATACCGGCCCGCCCCCACCCGGGTCAAAACGCCCCCACACGACCGCGAACCCGTCCACGGCCCGGGTCCGGCCGGAAGGCCTGAGCCGTCGCGCGGCGTAATGGCAGCCGTCGGCGGGTCCATCCTGTCACCCGGCCGGTCTAAGATGCGCGCCATGAGCTTTGGGCAAGGGGGGCCTTATGGGCCCGGGGGTTCTCAGCCGCCTCAGCCGTCGACGCCGGACTGGGCGGCGCTCGCCGATCAGTCCGCCGCGCGCAACCGCCGCCGCAAGCTGCTCTTCATCGGGGGCGGGGCGCTGGCGACGGCCGCCGTCGCCGCGATCGTCGCCACCGCCGTGATCAGCAGCGGTCACAAGGACAAGGGGGGCGGCGATTCGGCCGGTGGGCTGCCCACTCCGCAGGACCTGCCCAGCGAGTCGGCGACGCCCGAGCCGACCTTCTCCAATGTGGCGCCGCCCGCGCCGCCGAAGCCGCTGGACATCATCTCCAGCGCCCGGCGGGACAAGGCACCGCTGAGCGCGGGCAGCCTCTTCCCCGACAAGCGCGCCGCCAAGGACGACCGGTCGTACACCAAGGCGGCGTCCGCCTCCACCACCAGCTGCTCGGCCGGGACCCAGGGGGCGCTCGGTTCGGTTCTGGTGAACAACGGCTGCCGCAAGCTGCTGCGGGCCACCTTCACCCGGGACGGCGTCGCGGTGACGGTCGGCGTCGCCGTCTTCGACGGCAAGGCGGCGGCCGAGAAGGCCAAGGACGGGTACAAGCCGAACATCGCCTCGCTCTCGGGCGGGGGCGTCCCGACCTTCTGCCGCCGGACGGCCTGCCAGAGCTCGGCGAACGCGATCGGGCGGTACGCCTACTTCACGATCTCCGGCTATACGTCGGGGAAGGCGGTCACGTCGTCGGACACCGCCACCCTCCAGGCCGCCCGCGATGTGGCCGACTACACCTTCCGCCGGATCCTGGCCCGGGGCAGCGCCCAGGCGTCGGCGGAGGCCGCCTCGGCCGCCTCCGCCACCAACTGAGACCGGGCCGCAAGCGAAAGGCCCGGCCCGCCGGGCTCAGGACGCGGCGCCCTTCGTGGCCTTCGCCACCTTCGCCACCTGGGCGTCCACCAGCGCGGCCGGGATCTCGGACTTCGCCGGGTCGGCGATGTTGACCCCGAAGAACACCATCACCTGCGGCCCGGTCCGCACGACCGTGAACTTGATGACGGCCTTCTCCTTGCCCGCGTCATGCAGGCTGAAGGACACCGCCTCGTCCCCGGCCTTCGGCGCGTCGAGCGGTGTCACCTTCTTGACGTCCGCCTTCCCGCCCGAGCCGTCCTCGGCGGGGAAGCCGCTCTGGCAGGCGGAGACGGCGTCGCGCAGGTCCTTCACGGTGCGCTCGGCGTCGCCCGGTCCGTAGGAGGAGATCCGGATCAGGCCGGTGCCCCCGACCTTCGCCTTGGTGAGGTCGGTGGCGTAGGCGCGGTGGACGCTGGCCTTGGGGGCCGGGTCGTACTGGCTCCCCATCAGCGCGGCCATCGGCCGGCACGCGGCCTTGCCGGTCTTGGCCGAGCCGCCCTCGCTGACTTCCTTGTCCGTCATCTTCTGCACCTCGACCCCCTTGACCTCGCCGTTGGTCAGGGCGGCCCGCTCCAGGGCGGACGCGGACAGGGGCTTGGCGGCCGGGTCGGAACTCGCGGCCTTGTCGCCCTGCGAAGCGCCGTCGCCCTGCTCGGCGCTGCCCGCCTGCTTGGCGCCGTCCGCCTTGCCCTCGCCGGAGTCGCTGCCGCATCCGGTCATCAGCCCGAGCGCCGCCACCACCGCGATGGCCGCGCCCACGGTCCGCTTCGCACCGGAGTCGTTCATTTCTCTGTCCACCCCTGGTCGGTATCGGGCCCGTACGGCCTCCGCACGGACACCCCGCAGACTCCCAGAACCCGGGGAAGGTTGTAATCCCTTTTCCGAATGTGGTTGATCCCATATCACCACACGCATAAGCAACCTTCGCGGCCCCAGTCAGTCTTACCGACCGACTCGGTCCTTACTGGCTCCGCCTCGGAGGGGAGGGCACGTCGCGGCAGTTCAGCCCCGCCGCGCGTACATCACCATGAAGATTTCTTTCCTGCTCCACAACGCCTATGGCATCGGCGGAACCATCCGGTCGACCTTCAATGTGGCCGGGGCGCTCGCCGCCCACCACACCGTGGAGATCGTCTCCCTGATCCGCACCATCGACACCCCGAACCTCCCTCTCCA encodes the following:
- the glmM gene encoding phosphoglucosamine mutase codes for the protein MGRLFGTDGVRGVANADLTAEMALGLSVAAAHVLAEAGTFEGHRPVAVVGRDPRASGEFLEAAVVAGLASAGVDVLRVGVLPTPAVAHLTGALDADLGVMLSASHNPMPDNGIKFFARGGHKLADELEDRIETTYRAHASGEPWDRPTGTGVGRVRDYDEGFDAYVAHLVGVLPNRLDGLKIVIDGSHGAAARVSPEAFARAGAEVVTIGTDPDGLNINDGYGSTHLARLQATVVEHRADLGIAHDGDADRCLAVDATGREVDGDQILAVLALAMREAGNLRGDTVVGTVMSNLGFKLAMRREGVELVQTAVGDRYVLEEMKAHGYALGGEQSGHVIVLDHATTGDGTLTGLLLAARVAATGRTLADLAGVMERLPQVLVNVPDVDKSRVASSADVAAAVAEAERELGETGRVLLRPSGTEPLVRVMVEAADIEQARSVAGRLADAVKSALG
- the coaA gene encoding type I pantothenate kinase, whose product is MRGPQRRSGEATPYVDLSRSEWSALRDKTPLPLTAGEVEKLRGLGDVIDLDEVRDVYLPLSRLLNLYVAATGNLRGALNTFLGDTKRGNGAQPGTPFVIGVAGSVAVGKSTTARLLQALLARWPEHPRVELITTDGFLYPNAELRRRGLMSRKGFPESYDRRALTRFVADVKAGRAEVSAPVYSHLIYDIVPDEQLTVHRPDILIVEGLNVLQPALPGKDGLTRVGLADFFDFSVYVDARTEDIERWYLGRFRKLRETAFQDPSSYFRKYTQVSEEEALDYGRMIWRTINKPNLKQNVQPTRGRATLVLRKGPDHKVQRLSLRKL
- the rpsI gene encoding 30S ribosomal protein S9 → MAETTAETPLDVEEYTTESVETVESEYTSESLASRFGDPQPAAGTGRRKNAVARVRIVPGSGQWKINGRTLEEYFPNKVHQQEVNEPFKVLELDDRYDVIARISGGGVSGQAGALRLGIARALNEADVDNNRGPLKKAGFLTRDPRATERKKAGLKKARKAPQYSKR
- a CDS encoding DUF389 domain-containing protein, yielding MLHLRLIVPADRTEDVVRTIEKTVGTTHLVVLPGAARDPVGDVVMCDVAREAGDALLGDLRELGLDEAGSIAVENIDLSLSKRADKAEEEAPGEGADAVLWEHLADATHEESTLSVTYLAFLVIATMIAACGVVLDNAILIVGAMAVGPEFGPLAGLCTALVRRAPRLAARSAIALLVGFAAAMALTTGFSIAMDAVGLFDKDMLERARPNTDFIWKPDMFSFVVAVLAGIAGTLSLTSAKSGALVGVAISVTTVPAAANAAVALGYGEIDQMWGSTEQLLLNLVGIVVAGTLTLLAQKVLWGRRGSPPPG
- a CDS encoding helix-turn-helix domain-containing protein, with translation MDGKSQLGDFLQTRRSQLRPDEAGVPTYGERRRVPGLRREELALLAGVSASYYARLEQGHSRGASPEVLDAIARALRLDESERRHLHDLARSAKPRGRRRPAPERVTEPIAQLLDALGDVPAVVVGRRSDVLAWNRLGHALFAGHLDPGAPDVPAERPNMAGLVFLDAHTRDLYADWPSKARAVVGNLRLVAGQYPQDAALHTLLGELSAKSEDFASMWADHRVRACTVAEYEMRHPLVGPLTVMQQTLSQGPGPSVVVATTAAGSPSRAALGLLAQAITRATPARSDSRLSTG
- the rplM gene encoding 50S ribosomal protein L13 encodes the protein MRTYSPKPGDVQRQWHVIDATDVVLGRLATQAATLLRGKHKPVYAPHVDAGDFVIIINADKVHLSGNKRTQKMAYRHSGYPGGLRSIRYDELLEKNPEKAVEKAIKGMLPKNTLGRQMLSKLKVYSGDQHPHAAQQPVPFEITQVAQ
- a CDS encoding holo-ACP synthase; the protein is MIIGVGIDVAEIDRFDDALRRTPGMADRLFVEHELWLPSGERRGMASLAARFAAKEALAKSLGAPGGLRWTDAEILTEPSGRPRLSIRGTVATCAERLGVRGLHVSLSHDAGVASAVVIAEG
- the glmS gene encoding glutamine--fructose-6-phosphate transaminase (isomerizing) encodes the protein MCGIVGYVGGQSALDVVLAGLKRLEYRGYDSAGVAVLADGGLAAAKKAGKLGNLEKELADRPLPTGGTGIGHTRWATHGGPTDANAHPHLDNAGRVSVVHNGIIENFAALRAELAERGHELASETDTEVVAHLLAESFSSSGDLAEAMRQVCRRLEGAFTLVAVHADAPDVVVGARRNSPLVVGVGEEEAFLASDVAAFIAHTREAIELGQDQVVEARRDGVTVTDFEGAPAEVRPYHVDWDASAAEKGGYDYFMLKEIAEQPKAVADTLLGRIDLAGNLCLDEVRIPASVLREVSKVVIVACGTAYHAGMIAKYAIEHWTRIPCETELASEFRYRDPILDQRTLVIAISQSGETMDTLMALRHAREQGAKVLAICNTNGSTIPRESDAVLYTHAGPEVAVASTKAFLTQLVACYLVALYLGQVRGTKWGDEILSVIRELSEIATQVEEVLETMEPVRELARTLADKNTVLFLGRHVGFPVALEGALKLKELAYMHAEGFAAGELKHGPIALIEQDVPVVVVVPSPRGRSVLHDKIVSNIQEIRARGARTIVIAERGDETVAPYADHLIEIPATPTLLQPLVATVPLQVFACELATARGNEVDQPRNLAKSVTVE